The proteins below come from a single Corylus avellana chromosome ca3, CavTom2PMs-1.0 genomic window:
- the LOC132176026 gene encoding uncharacterized protein LOC132176026, with translation MNHPKTLVHNIESLAKFGYFKDLPEILYLLLESPDIRIKQKKEWRRKKYDEPTLVGKDIASAARKEKRVAMAKKALERYKSDKEFQILHDSVSDLFAKFLKADVELLNSGNFYDISLAAKWCPSLDCSFDKSILLCESIARRVFPVDSHPEYRGIEDAHYAYRVRDRLRKEVLVPIRKSLELPEVYMSANRWNEIPYNRIPSVAMNLYREKFLKHDEERFVKYLEDVKVGKSTIAAGALLPHEIIASVKNGDASFQVADLQWKRMVEDLSKEGKLRNCLAVCDVSGSMYGTPWEVSVAMGLLVSDLSEEPWKGKVIIFSKSPQLHIIEGDDLQSKMKFAENTINFLNTDFQKVFDLILQVAVDGKLKEDQMIKRIFAFSDMEFDNASCNDWETDYKAIQRKFRERGYGSVVPEIVFWNLRDSKSTPVTISDEGVALVSGFSKNLMKLFFDGDGIINPADIMEAAISGEEYQKLAVVD, from the coding sequence ATGAACCATCCCAAAACCCTAGTCCACAACATCGAGTCCTTGGCCAAATTCGGTTACTTCAAAGACTTGCCGGAGATTCTTTACCTTCTTCTAGAATCTCCTGATATCCGGATTAAGCAAAAGAAAGAGTGGCGCAGGAAAAAATATGACGAGCCAACTTTGGTGGGGAAGGATATTGCAAGCGCCGCCAGGAAAGAGAAGCGCGTGGCCATGGCGAAAAAGGCCCTTGAGAGATACAAGAGCGACAAGGAATTCCAGATCTTGCACGACAGCGTATCGGACTTGTTCGCCAAGTTTCTGAAGGCCGACGTCGAGTTATTGAACTCCGGCAACTTTTACGACATCAGTTTGGCGGCCAAGTGGTGCCCGTCGCTCGATTGCTCGTTTGACAAGTCGATTTTGCTCTGCGAGAGCATTGCGAGGAGGGTTTTCCCGGTTGATTCCCATCCGGAATACAGAGGCATCGAAGATGCCCATTATGCGTACAGGGTGCGGGATCGGCTGAGGAAGGAAGTTCTGGTTCCGATTAGGAAGTCGTTGGAGCTGCCTGAGGTCTACATGTCAGCCAATCGGTGGAATGAGATTCCGTACAACAGGATTCCCTCGGTAGCCATGAATCTGTACCGAGAAAAGTTCTTGAAGCACGACGAAGAGCGGTTTGTGAAGTATTTAGAAGATGTTAAAGTTGGGAAATCAACAATTGCTGCAGGGGCTTTGCTTCCGCATGAGATTATAGCCTCTGTGAAAAACGGAGACGCTTCATTTCAAGTGGCTGACCTTCAGTGGAAGAGAATGGTGGAGGATCTGTCCAAGGAAGGCAAGTTGAGGAACTGCCTCGCTGTCTGCGACGTCTCCGGGAGCATGTATGGGACCCCTTGGGAAGTCTCTGTTGCAATGGGGTTGTTGGTTTCCGATCTGAGCGAAGAGCCGTGGAAGGGGAAGGTTATTATTTTTAGCAAATCACCTCAGCTTCATATAATTGAGGGCGATGATCTTCAGTCGAAGATGAAGTTTGCGGAGAACACAATAAACTTTTTGAACACCGATTTTCAGAAGGTGTTTGATCTTATATTGCAAGTGGCGGTGGATGGAAAGTTGAAGGAGGACCAGATGATCAAGAGGATCTTCGCGTTTAGTGACATGGAGTTTGACAATGCTTCGTGCAATGATTGGGAAACCGACTACAAAGCTATACAGAGGAAGTTCAGGGAGAGAGGGTATGGCTCTGTGGTGCCGGAGATTGTGTTTTGGAATCTAAGGGACTCGAAATCAACGCCGGTGACTATCTCCGACGAGGGGGTGGCGCTGGTGAGTGGGTTTTCAAAGAATTTGATGAAGTTGTTCTTTGATGGTGATGGGATAATTAACCCGGCGGATATCATGGAAGCTGCCATCTCCGGCGAAGAGTATCAGAAACTTGCTGTGGTGGATTGA
- the LOC132175485 gene encoding dynamin-related protein 5A isoform X1 (The sequence of the model RefSeq protein was modified relative to this genomic sequence to represent the inferred CDS: added 187 bases not found in genome assembly): MATSNAFLSTPSKTPSDKSRKHPNPVSAESSARSARFEAYNRLQAAAVAFGEKLPIPEIVALGGQSDGKSSLLEALLGFRFNVREVEMGTRRPLILQMVHDPSALEPRCRFQQEEDSEEYGSPVVLASAIADIIKSRTEALLKKTKTAVSSKPIVMRAEYAHCPNLTIIDTPGFVLKAKKGEPDNTPEEILSMVKSLASPPHRILLFLQQSSVEWCSSLWLDSIREIDPTFRRTVIVVSKFDNRLKEFSDRWEVDRYLSASGYLGDNIRPFFVALPKDRNTISNDEFRRQISQVDSEVLRHLHEGVQGGFDEEKFKPYIGFGHLRDYLESELQKRYKEAAPATLALLEQRCSEVMADVARMDSKIQATSDIAHLRRSAMLYAASISNHVGALIDGAADPAPEHWGKTTMEEQSKSGLGGWPGVTADIKPPNASLRLYGGAAFERVIHEFRCAAYSIECPRVSREKVANILLAHAGRGGGRGVTEAAAEIARAAAKSWLAPLLDTACDRLAFVLGNLYDLALERNHSHDAEYGMKSEKMDGYVGFHAALRHAYNRFIKDLAKQCKQLVRHHLDSVTSPYSQVCYENDFQGRLGSSATSFCKFNQASVGSFCLELTDGGPAACDENVKDQENIPPEKNGQQTTPGKGAEARGALRESQMTVPETPSPDQPCDVVYPGAKKELVNGIDVGARKRVSRLTGNSRNTDHIRAQDGGGLLFGDSGSRSGSAYSDICSSAANHFARIREVLVERNVASTLNSGFLTPCRDRLVVALGLDLFAVNDERFMDMFVAPGAIDVLQNERQSLQKRQKILQSCLNEFKNVARAL, from the exons aTGGCGACCTCCAACGCCTTTCTCAGCACGCCCTCCAAGACCCCCTCCGACAAGTCCCGCAAACACCCCAACCCCGTCTCGGCCGAATCCTCGGCTCGCTCCGCTCGGTTCGAGGCCTACAACCGTCTCCAGGCGGCGGCGGTGGCCTTCGGGGAGAAGCTGCCGATCCCAGAGATCGTGGCCCTGGGTGGCCAATCCGACGGCAAGAGCTCTCTCCTCGAAGCCCTCCTTGGGTTCCGCTTCAATGTCCGCGAGGTCGAGATGGGCACCCGCCGCCCCCTCATTCTCCAGATGGTCCACGACCCCTCCGCCCTCGAACCCCGCTGCCGCTTTCAG CAGGAAGAGGATTCTGAAGAATATGGAAGTCCTGTTGTTTTGGCTTCTGCAATTGCAGATATCATAAAGTCCCGAACTGAGGCCCTTTTGAAGAAGACTAAAACAGCGGTTTCTTCTAAGCCAATTGTGATGCGAGCTGAATATGCACATTGTCCTAATCTCACCATTATAGATACACCAGGCTTTGTTCTTAAG GCAAAGAAAGGAGAACCAGATAATACCCCCGAAGAAATTCTTTCGATGGTGAAGTCATTGGCTAGTCCTCCCCATCGCATTTTGTTGTTCCTTCAACAGAGTAGCGTGGAGTGGTGCTCCTCACTTTGGTTAGATTCTATTCGCGAAATTGATCCTACATTCAGACGGACAGTAATCGTTGTCTCCAAATTCGATAATCGGCTCAAG GAGTTCAGTGACAGGTGGGAAGTGGACCGATATTTGAGTGCAAGCGGTTACCTGGGAGATAACATACGCCCATTTTTTGTGGCCCTGCCAAAGGACCGGAACACCATTTCAAATGATGAGTTCCGCAGGCAAATATCTCAGGTGGACTCAGAAGTTCTACGTCATCTTCATGAGGGTGTCCAGGGTGGATTTGATGAGGAAAAGTTCAAGCCTTATATAGGCTTTGGCCATCTGAGAGATTATTTGGAGTCTGAGCTTCAGAAGAGATATAAAGAAGCTGCACCAGCAACTCTAGCTTTGCTTGAGCAGCGCTGCAGTGAAGTTATGGCTGATGTGGCCAGAATGGACTCTAAAATTCAGGCTACTTCTGATATTGCTCATCTTAGGAGATCTGCAATGCTGTATGCAGCTTCGATCAGCAATCATGTG GGAGCTTTGATTGATGGAGCAGCAGATCCTGCCCCAGAGCATTGGGGAAAAACAACAATGGAAGAGCAGTCAAAAAGTGGTCTGGGCGGTTGGCCTGGTGTTACTGCAGATATAAAGCCTCCCAATGCTAGTCTTCGGCTTTATGGAGGTGCTGCTTTTGAAAGAGTGATACATGAATTTCGCTGTGCTGCTTATTCCATTGAATGCCCCCGAGTGTCAAGGGAGAAG GTGGCAAACATATTACTTGCACATGCTGGCCGAGGTGGGGGTAGAGGAGTAACAGAAGCAGCTGCAGAAATAGCCCGTGCTGCTGCCAAATCATGGCTGGCTCCTCTTCTTGACACTGCTTGTGATAGGCTTGCTTTTGTTTTGGGGAATCTCTATGATCTTGCACTAGAAAGAAATCACAGTCATGACGCAGAAT ATGGGATGAAATCAGAAAAAATGGATGGCTATGTTGGTTTTCATGCTGCTTTAAGGCATGCTTACAATCGCTTTATTAAGGACCTTGCCAAACAATGCAAGCAACTAGTTCGGCACCACCTTGATTCAGTTACAAGCCCATACTCGCAGGTCTGTTATGAGAATGATTTTCAAGGACGCCTTGGCTCAAGTGCAACCTCTTTTTGCAAGTTCAACCAGGCTTCAGTTGGTTCATTTTGTCTCGAGCTAACTGATGGGGGGCCAGCAGCCTGTGATGAAAATGTGAAGGATCAAGAGAACATACCTCCGGAAAAGAACGGACAGCAAACCACTCCAGGAAAAGGTGCGGAAGCTAGAGGAGCTCTTCGAGAAAGCCAAATGACTGTGCCTGAGACACCATCACCTGATCAGCCATGTGATGTAGTGTATCCTGGGGCCAAGAAAGAACTTGTAAATGGCATTGATGTTGGAGCGAGAAAACGGGTTTCAAGATTGACAGGCAATAGCAGAAATACTGATCACATAAGAGCTCAAGATGGTGGCGGTCTTTTATTTGGTGATAGTGGTTCAAGATCAGGCTCAGCCTATTCAGATATCTGTTCATCAGCTGCAAATCATTTTGCGCGGATTCGTGAAGTTCTTGTCGAGCGAAATGTAGCTTCAACTTTGAATTCTGGATTCTTAACCCCCTG
- the LOC132175485 gene encoding dynamin-related protein 5A isoform X2 (The sequence of the model RefSeq protein was modified relative to this genomic sequence to represent the inferred CDS: added 187 bases not found in genome assembly), with the protein MATSNAFLSTPSKTPSDKSRKHPNPVSAESSARSARFEAYNRLQAAAVAFGEKLPIPEIVALGGQSDGKSSLLEALLGFRFNVREVEMGTRRPLILQMVHDPSALEPRCRFQEEDSEEYGSPVVLASAIADIIKSRTEALLKKTKTAVSSKPIVMRAEYAHCPNLTIIDTPGFVLKAKKGEPDNTPEEILSMVKSLASPPHRILLFLQQSSVEWCSSLWLDSIREIDPTFRRTVIVVSKFDNRLKEFSDRWEVDRYLSASGYLGDNIRPFFVALPKDRNTISNDEFRRQISQVDSEVLRHLHEGVQGGFDEEKFKPYIGFGHLRDYLESELQKRYKEAAPATLALLEQRCSEVMADVARMDSKIQATSDIAHLRRSAMLYAASISNHVGALIDGAADPAPEHWGKTTMEEQSKSGLGGWPGVTADIKPPNASLRLYGGAAFERVIHEFRCAAYSIECPRVSREKVANILLAHAGRGGGRGVTEAAAEIARAAAKSWLAPLLDTACDRLAFVLGNLYDLALERNHSHDAEYGMKSEKMDGYVGFHAALRHAYNRFIKDLAKQCKQLVRHHLDSVTSPYSQVCYENDFQGRLGSSATSFCKFNQASVGSFCLELTDGGPAACDENVKDQENIPPEKNGQQTTPGKGAEARGALRESQMTVPETPSPDQPCDVVYPGAKKELVNGIDVGARKRVSRLTGNSRNTDHIRAQDGGGLLFGDSGSRSGSAYSDICSSAANHFARIREVLVERNVASTLNSGFLTPCRDRLVVALGLDLFAVNDERFMDMFVAPGAIDVLQNERQSLQKRQKILQSCLNEFKNVARAL; encoded by the exons aTGGCGACCTCCAACGCCTTTCTCAGCACGCCCTCCAAGACCCCCTCCGACAAGTCCCGCAAACACCCCAACCCCGTCTCGGCCGAATCCTCGGCTCGCTCCGCTCGGTTCGAGGCCTACAACCGTCTCCAGGCGGCGGCGGTGGCCTTCGGGGAGAAGCTGCCGATCCCAGAGATCGTGGCCCTGGGTGGCCAATCCGACGGCAAGAGCTCTCTCCTCGAAGCCCTCCTTGGGTTCCGCTTCAATGTCCGCGAGGTCGAGATGGGCACCCGCCGCCCCCTCATTCTCCAGATGGTCCACGACCCCTCCGCCCTCGAACCCCGCTGCCGCTTTCAG GAAGAGGATTCTGAAGAATATGGAAGTCCTGTTGTTTTGGCTTCTGCAATTGCAGATATCATAAAGTCCCGAACTGAGGCCCTTTTGAAGAAGACTAAAACAGCGGTTTCTTCTAAGCCAATTGTGATGCGAGCTGAATATGCACATTGTCCTAATCTCACCATTATAGATACACCAGGCTTTGTTCTTAAG GCAAAGAAAGGAGAACCAGATAATACCCCCGAAGAAATTCTTTCGATGGTGAAGTCATTGGCTAGTCCTCCCCATCGCATTTTGTTGTTCCTTCAACAGAGTAGCGTGGAGTGGTGCTCCTCACTTTGGTTAGATTCTATTCGCGAAATTGATCCTACATTCAGACGGACAGTAATCGTTGTCTCCAAATTCGATAATCGGCTCAAG GAGTTCAGTGACAGGTGGGAAGTGGACCGATATTTGAGTGCAAGCGGTTACCTGGGAGATAACATACGCCCATTTTTTGTGGCCCTGCCAAAGGACCGGAACACCATTTCAAATGATGAGTTCCGCAGGCAAATATCTCAGGTGGACTCAGAAGTTCTACGTCATCTTCATGAGGGTGTCCAGGGTGGATTTGATGAGGAAAAGTTCAAGCCTTATATAGGCTTTGGCCATCTGAGAGATTATTTGGAGTCTGAGCTTCAGAAGAGATATAAAGAAGCTGCACCAGCAACTCTAGCTTTGCTTGAGCAGCGCTGCAGTGAAGTTATGGCTGATGTGGCCAGAATGGACTCTAAAATTCAGGCTACTTCTGATATTGCTCATCTTAGGAGATCTGCAATGCTGTATGCAGCTTCGATCAGCAATCATGTG GGAGCTTTGATTGATGGAGCAGCAGATCCTGCCCCAGAGCATTGGGGAAAAACAACAATGGAAGAGCAGTCAAAAAGTGGTCTGGGCGGTTGGCCTGGTGTTACTGCAGATATAAAGCCTCCCAATGCTAGTCTTCGGCTTTATGGAGGTGCTGCTTTTGAAAGAGTGATACATGAATTTCGCTGTGCTGCTTATTCCATTGAATGCCCCCGAGTGTCAAGGGAGAAG GTGGCAAACATATTACTTGCACATGCTGGCCGAGGTGGGGGTAGAGGAGTAACAGAAGCAGCTGCAGAAATAGCCCGTGCTGCTGCCAAATCATGGCTGGCTCCTCTTCTTGACACTGCTTGTGATAGGCTTGCTTTTGTTTTGGGGAATCTCTATGATCTTGCACTAGAAAGAAATCACAGTCATGACGCAGAAT ATGGGATGAAATCAGAAAAAATGGATGGCTATGTTGGTTTTCATGCTGCTTTAAGGCATGCTTACAATCGCTTTATTAAGGACCTTGCCAAACAATGCAAGCAACTAGTTCGGCACCACCTTGATTCAGTTACAAGCCCATACTCGCAGGTCTGTTATGAGAATGATTTTCAAGGACGCCTTGGCTCAAGTGCAACCTCTTTTTGCAAGTTCAACCAGGCTTCAGTTGGTTCATTTTGTCTCGAGCTAACTGATGGGGGGCCAGCAGCCTGTGATGAAAATGTGAAGGATCAAGAGAACATACCTCCGGAAAAGAACGGACAGCAAACCACTCCAGGAAAAGGTGCGGAAGCTAGAGGAGCTCTTCGAGAAAGCCAAATGACTGTGCCTGAGACACCATCACCTGATCAGCCATGTGATGTAGTGTATCCTGGGGCCAAGAAAGAACTTGTAAATGGCATTGATGTTGGAGCGAGAAAACGGGTTTCAAGATTGACAGGCAATAGCAGAAATACTGATCACATAAGAGCTCAAGATGGTGGCGGTCTTTTATTTGGTGATAGTGGTTCAAGATCAGGCTCAGCCTATTCAGATATCTGTTCATCAGCTGCAAATCATTTTGCGCGGATTCGTGAAGTTCTTGTCGAGCGAAATGTAGCTTCAACTTTGAATTCTGGATTCTTAACCCCCTG
- the LOC132175338 gene encoding protein GRIM REAPER-like, with protein sequence MASTLLNLTTILIILLSLHSHLSFSNDIAEEDGEEYTVDSPLANLRSRSRFLATVIKKGAHCDPITRNVCNGVSANKGASLLHCCKKHCRNVLGDKNNCGRCGNKCKQGQRCCNGACINTAYNVNHCGKCNKKCAHGLKCEYGYCGYA encoded by the coding sequence ATGGCTTCCACACTCCTCAACCTCACAACCATTCTCATCATACTCCTATCTTTGCACTCTCATTTATCCTTCTCAAATGATATTGCTGAGGAGGATGGAGAAGAGTACACAGTTGACTCCCCATTGGCCAATCTCAGATCAAGAAGCAGGTTTTTGGCGACTGTGATAAAGAAAGGTGCACATTGTGATCCCATAACTCGCAATGTGTGCAATGGGGTGTCGGCAAACAAGGGGGCGAGCCTTCTCCATTGCTGCAAGAAGCACTGCAGAAACGTTCTTGGGGATAAGAACAACTGCGGGCGATGTGGGAATAAGTGCAAGCAAGGGCAGCGTTGTTGCAATGGAGCCTGCATCAACACTGCATACAATGTTAATCATTGTGGCAAATGCAATAAGAAGTGTGCACATGGCCTTAAATGCGAGTATGGATATTGTGGGTATGCTTGA
- the LOC132175337 gene encoding uncharacterized protein LOC132175337 isoform X1 gives MSATTMGFAAPWVLRKAANALARSPALGINSNLTHYKTLRSFPLTSPLSSQASGICHLAQAIKGDEKSAIDEVKHILEMARRASSRREVVHTNFLTPPVLKESMLALEKLADIRAIAQGGYPQAERCRISIGHPDVMTSDPDVVAALSVTGNFGFQPCSHGDFLGATLGKGIAREKLGDIILQGEKGAQILIVPELVDFIISSLDKVGNVPVSCTKIPLISLDYEPPRIQPFKTIEASLRLDALASAGFKISRSKLVDSISKGEVRVNWKPISKNNTPLKTGDIVSVSGRGRLKIGETRTTRKGKFEVELLRYL, from the exons ATGTCCGCCACCACTATGGGCTTCGCAGCACCGTGGGTTCTGAGAAAAGCAGCAAATGCGCTCGCTCGCTCTCCCGCTCTTGGAATCAACAGCAACCTCACTCACTACAAAACACTCCGCTCTTTTCCTCTCACTTCTCCTTTGAGTTCTCAAG CTTCAGGAATATGCCACTTAGCACAAGCCATAAAGGGTGATGAGAAAAGTGCTATTGATGAAGTGAAACATATTCTTGAAATG GCTAGACGAGCATCATCACGAAGAGAAGTTGTCCATACGAATTTTCTTACCCCACCAGTGCTCAAGGAGTCGATGCTAGCATTGGAAAAATTAGCCGACATTAGAGCAATTGCTCAGGGAGGATACCCGCAG GCTGAGCGTTGCCGAATTTCTATCGGACATCCCGATGTGATGACAAGTGATCCAGATGTAGTTGCAGCATTGAG TGTCACGGGAAACTTTGGGTTTCAACCTTGTTCTCATGGTGACTTCCTTGGTGCAACTCTTGGTAAAGGGATTGCCAGGGAGAAGCTCGGAGATATTATCTTGCAG GGAGAGAAGGGGGCTCAAATCCTCATTGTCCCAGAACTTGTTGACTTTATTATATCGTCATTAGACAAG GTTGGTAATGTTCCAGTCTCTTGCACAAAGATACCGTTGATCTCTCTTGATTATGAACCACCAAG GATTCAGCCATTTAAAACCATAGAAGCATCACTAAGGCTTGACGCTCTAGCTAGTGCAGGATTTAAGATTTCACGATCAAAACTTGTCGACTCGATCAG TAAAGGAGAGGTTCGTGTGAATTGGAAACCTATTTCTAAAAACAACACCCCACTCAAGACTGGTGATATTGTCTCAGTCAGTGGAAGAGGAAGACTAAAG ATAGGAGAAACAAGGACTACACGTAAGGGAAAATTTGAAGTAGAGCTCCTTCGATATCTGTAA
- the LOC132175337 gene encoding uncharacterized protein LOC132175337 isoform X2 has protein sequence MSATTMGFAAPWVLRKAANALARSPALGINSNLTHYKTLRSFPLTSPLSSQGICHLAQAIKGDEKSAIDEVKHILEMARRASSRREVVHTNFLTPPVLKESMLALEKLADIRAIAQGGYPQAERCRISIGHPDVMTSDPDVVAALSVTGNFGFQPCSHGDFLGATLGKGIAREKLGDIILQGEKGAQILIVPELVDFIISSLDKVGNVPVSCTKIPLISLDYEPPRIQPFKTIEASLRLDALASAGFKISRSKLVDSISKGEVRVNWKPISKNNTPLKTGDIVSVSGRGRLKIGETRTTRKGKFEVELLRYL, from the exons ATGTCCGCCACCACTATGGGCTTCGCAGCACCGTGGGTTCTGAGAAAAGCAGCAAATGCGCTCGCTCGCTCTCCCGCTCTTGGAATCAACAGCAACCTCACTCACTACAAAACACTCCGCTCTTTTCCTCTCACTTCTCCTTTGAGTTCTCAAG GAATATGCCACTTAGCACAAGCCATAAAGGGTGATGAGAAAAGTGCTATTGATGAAGTGAAACATATTCTTGAAATG GCTAGACGAGCATCATCACGAAGAGAAGTTGTCCATACGAATTTTCTTACCCCACCAGTGCTCAAGGAGTCGATGCTAGCATTGGAAAAATTAGCCGACATTAGAGCAATTGCTCAGGGAGGATACCCGCAG GCTGAGCGTTGCCGAATTTCTATCGGACATCCCGATGTGATGACAAGTGATCCAGATGTAGTTGCAGCATTGAG TGTCACGGGAAACTTTGGGTTTCAACCTTGTTCTCATGGTGACTTCCTTGGTGCAACTCTTGGTAAAGGGATTGCCAGGGAGAAGCTCGGAGATATTATCTTGCAG GGAGAGAAGGGGGCTCAAATCCTCATTGTCCCAGAACTTGTTGACTTTATTATATCGTCATTAGACAAG GTTGGTAATGTTCCAGTCTCTTGCACAAAGATACCGTTGATCTCTCTTGATTATGAACCACCAAG GATTCAGCCATTTAAAACCATAGAAGCATCACTAAGGCTTGACGCTCTAGCTAGTGCAGGATTTAAGATTTCACGATCAAAACTTGTCGACTCGATCAG TAAAGGAGAGGTTCGTGTGAATTGGAAACCTATTTCTAAAAACAACACCCCACTCAAGACTGGTGATATTGTCTCAGTCAGTGGAAGAGGAAGACTAAAG ATAGGAGAAACAAGGACTACACGTAAGGGAAAATTTGAAGTAGAGCTCCTTCGATATCTGTAA